The Clostridioides sp. ES-S-0010-02 genome window below encodes:
- a CDS encoding C40 family peptidase, producing MADDLVLANDRDVRLVIAHWEDFYEPAVLDGITWEIERRGTPSKLEFTIVMDDILQFCEGNSVRLYYKGIGIFYGYIFQKKRDKENHIKIIAYDQLRYFKNKDTYVYSNKTASELIKMLAKDFKLKYNVIEDTKYKISRVEENKTLFDMVLTALDDTLREKKEMFTLYDDFGRITLKNVASMKLDTVMNNDVIEDFDYNSSIDSDTYTKIKLVKDNEESGKRDVYIAQDSTHMRSWGILQMFDTVDKNMSEAEIKQKCDILLKLYNKKTKSLSLKNVLGDVRVRAGCLVPVFLDLGDIEVQNYMLVEKVKHNFENNSHFMDLTLVDGDEFASYSSSSYSSGNTNNKDEKKNGPAQSTTSKEDNDMINKLNKVFKGKLSNTGNIFVKYSNAYKVNAALMAAISIHETGNGSSSLCKNKNNFFGMKGMSFSSVDDGIKRGISNLSRNYIHIGRKTLERIRDKYAPLYDSPLNKDWVPGVSKFYKQIAGSSYSPNNSGTGVGSNEEAEKNLKDTTYQVQNNNNANTSTNNSSKADKLISVAKSKLGCKYARGAEGPNTFDCSGFTQWCYKQIGISIPRTVATQSKAGKAVDLKDRNKWQAGDLLCRVGGGSSNHVMIYLGNGQMIHSPQTGDVVKIQSVDSYRKGKAYTHVRRFI from the coding sequence TTGGCTGATGATTTAGTTTTGGCGAATGATAGAGATGTAAGATTGGTTATTGCACATTGGGAAGATTTCTATGAACCTGCCGTTTTAGATGGAATTACATGGGAAATTGAAAGGCGAGGAACACCAAGCAAGTTAGAATTTACAATAGTTATGGATGATATACTGCAATTTTGCGAAGGAAATTCTGTAAGGCTGTATTATAAAGGAATAGGTATCTTCTATGGATATATTTTTCAAAAGAAAAGAGACAAAGAAAATCATATTAAAATTATTGCATATGACCAGTTAAGATATTTTAAAAATAAAGATACTTATGTATATAGTAATAAAACAGCAAGCGAACTTATAAAAATGCTCGCTAAAGATTTTAAGCTGAAATACAATGTCATAGAAGATACAAAATATAAAATATCTAGAGTTGAAGAAAATAAAACACTCTTTGATATGGTTTTAACTGCACTTGATGATACTTTAAGAGAAAAAAAAGAAATGTTTACCTTGTATGATGATTTTGGAAGGATAACATTAAAAAATGTTGCTTCTATGAAACTAGATACTGTTATGAATAATGATGTAATAGAAGACTTTGACTATAATTCATCAATAGATAGTGATACTTATACAAAAATTAAACTTGTCAAAGACAATGAGGAGTCAGGTAAAAGAGATGTTTATATTGCACAAGATTCTACGCATATGAGGAGTTGGGGAATACTTCAAATGTTTGATACTGTGGACAAGAACATGAGTGAAGCAGAAATAAAACAAAAATGTGATATACTTTTAAAACTATATAATAAGAAAACTAAGTCATTAAGTTTAAAAAATGTGCTTGGTGATGTGAGGGTGAGAGCAGGTTGTTTAGTACCTGTTTTTTTAGATTTAGGAGATATAGAAGTTCAAAATTATATGCTAGTTGAGAAAGTAAAGCATAATTTTGAAAACAATTCGCATTTCATGGACCTAACTTTAGTTGATGGAGACGAATTTGCTTCTTATTCTTCAAGTTCCTATTCAAGTGGAAACACAAATAATAAAGATGAAAAGAAAAATGGTCCTGCACAAAGTACTACAAGTAAAGAAGATAATGACATGATAAATAAATTGAATAAAGTATTTAAAGGAAAATTATCAAATACAGGAAATATATTTGTTAAATATTCTAATGCTTACAAAGTCAATGCAGCTTTAATGGCTGCTATTTCTATACATGAAACTGGTAATGGTAGTTCCTCGCTTTGTAAAAATAAAAACAATTTCTTTGGAATGAAAGGTATGTCTTTTAGTTCTGTAGATGATGGGATAAAAAGAGGTATTAGCAATTTATCAAGAAATTATATTCATATTGGAAGAAAAACATTAGAGCGTATTAGAGACAAATATGCACCTCTTTATGATAGCCCTCTTAATAAAGATTGGGTACCAGGGGTAAGCAAGTTCTATAAACAAATAGCAGGAAGTAGCTATAGTCCTAATAATTCAGGTACAGGAGTTGGAAGTAATGAAGAAGCAGAAAAGAATTTAAAAGATACAACTTATCAAGTTCAAAATAATAACAATGCTAATACATCTACAAACAATAGCTCTAAAGCAGATAAACTAATTAGTGTAGCAAAAAGTAAATTAGGTTGTAAATATGCTCGAGGAGCAGAAGGACCTAACACTTTTGATTGTTCTGGGTTTACTCAATGGTGTTATAAACAAATAGGAATAAGCATCCCTAGAACAGTTGCAACACAAAGTAAAGCAGGAAAGGCTGTGGATTTAAAAGATAGAAACAAGTGGCAAGCAGGAGACTTATTGTGTAGAGTTGGCGGAGGAAGTAGCAATCACGTAATGATATATCTTGGAAAT